The proteins below are encoded in one region of Triticum aestivum cultivar Chinese Spring chromosome 1B, IWGSC CS RefSeq v2.1, whole genome shotgun sequence:
- the LOC123076617 gene encoding uncharacterized protein (The sequence of the model RefSeq protein was modified relative to this genomic sequence to represent the inferred CDS: added 48 bases not found in genome assembly), protein IPEISHHCVLQESAGHRPLPQAARQATSSDPLLPSAAPATARRETRQATAPSAAPPEISRHCTRQELTGHRLVRRHRARNFPPLRTARTDRSPPHSPPLCLKFPTTVCCENQQVTASSAAIIPGVFLASVQPFSLLGCFCFFWISGAMPVLAWILARKSLTCSVNAVTELGTNVEISHHCVLQESAGHRLICCHHARNFPPLRTARTDRSPPHSPPLCLKFPTTVCCENQQVTASSAAIIPVVWLKFPTTACCKNQQVTASSAAIMPGL, encoded by the exons CCGCCCCCTCCCCCAGGCGGCGCGCCAAGCCACGAGCTCCGATCCCCTCCTCCCCTCCGCCGCGCCCGCCACCGCGCGCCGCGAGACCCGGCAGGCCACTGCCCCGTCCGCGGCTCCGCCAG AAATTTCCCGGCACTGCACACGGCAGGAGCTCACAGGCCACCGCCTCGTCCGCCGCCATCGTGCTCG AAATTTTCCACCACTGCGCACGGCAAGAACTGACAGGTCACCGCCTCATTCGCCACCATTGTGCTTG AAATTTCCCACCACTGTGTGCTGTGAGAATCAGCAGGTCACCGCCTCATCCGCTGCCATCATACCCGGTGTGTTTCTTGCTTCCGTCCAACCTTTTTCTCTCTTAGGGTGTTTTTGTTTCTTTTGGATTTCTGGTGCCATGCCTGTTCTTGCCTGGATACTTGCGAGGAAGTCCCTCACCTGCTCGGTGAATGCTGTGACCGAATTGGGCACAAATGTTG AAATTTCCCACCACTGCGTGCTGCAAGAATCAGCAGGTCACCGCCTCATCTGCTGCCATCATGCCCG AAATTTTCCACCACTGCGCACGGCAAGAACTGACAGGTCACCGCCTCATTCGCCACCATTGTGCTTG AAATTTCCCACCACTGTGTGCTGTGAGAATCAGCAGGTCACCGCCTCATCCGCTGCCATCATACCCG TTGTTTGGCTC AAATTTCCCACCACTGCGTGCTGCAAGAATCAGCAGGTCACCGCCTCATCTGCTGCCATCATGCCCG GATTGTGA
- the LOC123105531 gene encoding uncharacterized protein — MECNKEEASRAKDVSERKLHEADFPGAKKMALKAHQLFPGLENISQLLAVCEVHCSSSVKINGETDWYGILQVEPTADDMVLKKQYRKLALLLHPDKNKFAGAEAAFKLIGEAYMTLTDHVKRSSHDNKRKVVFATSAPVPKKRARASKKTDPAHKTNNKENFGAPQTQKNPQQQAGKSSGLSSFWTICLTCGTKYQYPCSSLMRFVLCRICSRSFLAYDLSKKSVPAGVNTAYPGSVFGTQPQKFPPSQQAHVTNQGQNNQSFAGWTHPAHQQQQSQNVPNQQTPAANQQQHSQRRSPSAGSKNAMSSEGVGDPNNKGATDSTKVSRAPSRKQNCADRTELPFAQQSQDGPNQQTATANQQQQCQRRPPSAVPTNVMSSEGLGDPNSKGATESTKVSSAPIKEKDGADRTELPFVSSAKLSPTNMQKRGIQSQHFPSQRTSPVNQQVQSQKPSFNEGSSNLNSMGVSDSNVTANARTCTNMNVPRASLNKENGSSRTESPLASSDKVSPANMGKGVMKDANGAVKTGQNPQRSSQQENNVSNEDGSGGCRKGSDNIHDSPVAKRIRKGYSSSNADKNGGIVHEDGNVYTTQACSIPITKTPNENVEVVNGLDEKQGASKIEEMRNSGRDGVASSVVNSIPCEGDVSYPDPEFYDFEENRNATQFKADQIWAVYDDSDSMPRYYARIKQVHPNFMLWFSWLEFDPLNDAEKAWYSKDMPVACGRFRIGKTILTEDRKMFSHVVSWTKGKKRNSYEIYPVKGEVWALFRRCDFNPSSGSSDHKNYRYDIVEIKSDFAVGVGTYVTPLVKVKGFVSLFVRSDKEEPYLIPGGDTLRFSHNIPFHRLSEADKPHIPNGAFELDPASMPSNLEEASSSADLNRSSTQEGNIGGNVSSTRDSFKCEMPAGKTKEGLDSAATNEGNVHNGVKKPNINADGKHDNGSEASVIDAHTVDQWDDSFQSESPATFVYPEPEFFNFGDIRSFDKFKSGQIWALYCDIDKFPKYYAFIKKVDQDDLTIHIRWLEYCPCGETEKRLVQDGLSASCGIFRLSSQSDNYDCTSVFSHIMEVAPVTKGKKYEILPRVGQVWAIYKNWNRGWSFENFKSCEYDLVEVLEISAASLTLSYLTKVDGFSTVFMLERKGESTSAVKILRSDMMMFSHQIPSHCMTNEGDELCGYWELDPASVPENFLARKTK, encoded by the coding sequence ATGGAATGCAACAAGGAAGAAGCTTCAAGAGCCAAGGATGTGTCTGAAAGAAAGCTGCATGAAGCAGACTTTCCTGGTGCCAAAAAGATGGCTCTCAAGGCTCACCAGCTTTTTCCTGGCCTTGAAAATATTTCTCAGCTGCTTGCTGTTTGTGAAGTTCATTGCTCTTCTTCTGTTAAGATCAATGGGGAGACAGACTGGTATGGAATTCTTCAAGTAGAACCAACTGCAGATGACATGGTACTTAAAAAACAGTACCGCAAACTTGCTCTTTTACTTCATCCAGATAAGAACAAATTTGCGGGTGCTGAAGCTGCTTTTAAGTTAATTGGTGAAGCCTACATGACACTGACAGACCATGTAAAACGTTCTTCCCATGACAATAAAAGGAAAGTAGTTTTTGCAACTTCTGCCCCTGTACCAAAGAAGCGGGCACGGGCATCAAAGAAAACTGATCCTGCTCATAAGACGAACAACAAGGAGAACTTTGGTGCTCCACAAACCCAGAAGAATCCACAGCAACAGGCTGGAAAGTCAAGTGGATTATCCAGTTTCTGGACTATTTGCTTGACTTGTGGAACAAAATACCAGTATCCTTGTAGCTCGCTTATGAGGTTTGTCCTCTGCCGAATCTGTTCAAGGTCTTTCCTTGCCTATGATTTGTCCAAGAAATCTGTTCCTGCTGGAGTGAACACAGCATATCCAGGGAGTGTATTTGGGACGCAGCCGCAAAAGTTCCCTCCTAGTCAGCAAGCTCATGTTACTAACCAGGGACAAAACAATCAGAGTTTTGCTGGTTGGACTCATCCAGCTCACCAGCAACAGCAATCTCAGAATGTTCCTAATCAGCAAACTCCTGCTGCTAACCAACAGCAGCACTCTCAGAGACGTTCACCCAGTGCAGGGTCAAAGAATGCTATGAGCTCTGAGGGTGTAGGTGATCCTAACAATAAAGGAGCCACAGATAGCACAAAAGTATCAAGAGCACCATCCAGAAAACAAAATTGTGCAGATAGAACTGAATTGCCATTTGCGCAGCAATCTCAGGATGGTCCTAATCAGCAAACTGCTACTGCTAACCAACAACAGCAGTGTCAGAGGCGTCCACCTAGTGCAGTACCAACAAATGTTATGAGCTCTGAGGGTCTAGGCGATCCTAACAGTAAAGGGGCCACAGAAAGCACAAAGGTATCAAGTGCACCAATCAAAGAAAAAGATGGTGCAGATAGAACTGAATTGCCATTTGTGTCTTCTGCTAAACTTTCACCTACAAACATGCAGAAAAGGGGAATACAGTCTCAGCATTTTCCTAGTCAGCGAACTTCTCCTGTTAATCAGCAAGTTCAGTCACAGAAACCCAGTTTTAATGAAGGGTCAAGTAATCTTAACAGTATGGGAGTGTCAGACAGTAATGTCACAGCTAATGCCAGGACATGTACTAACATGAATGTACCAAGAGCATCACTTAATAAAGAAAATGGTTCAAGCAGAACTGAGTCACCACTTGCAAGTTCTGATAAAGTTTCACCTGCAAACATGGGAAAAGGGGTAATGAAGGATGCTAACGGTGCAGTCAAAACAGGGCAGAATCCTCAGAGATCAAGCCAGCAGGAAAATAATGTCAGTAATGAAGATGGCAGTGGTGGTTGTAGAAAAGGCAGTGATAATATTCATGATTCTCCTGTGGCCAAAAGGATAAGGAAAGGATACTCTTCAAGCAATGCTGACAAGAATGGTGGAATAGTACATGAAGATGGTAATGTGTACACCACACAAGCATGCAGTATTCCAATTACAAAGACTCCAAATGAAAATGTGGAGGTGGTCAATGGCTTGGATGAGAAACAAGGAGCAAGCAAAATAGAGGAAATGCGCAACTCTGGAAGAGATGGCGTTGCTAGTTCTGTGGTCAATAGTATTCCTTGTGAAGGTGATGTCTCGTATCCAGATCCAGAATTTTATGACTTTGAGGAAAATAGGAATGCAACTCAATTCAAAGCTGATCAAATATGGGCTGTTTATGATGACAGTGATTCCATGCCAAGGTACTATGCTCGAATTAAGCAGGTTCACCCAAACTTCATGTTGTGGTTCAGTTGGCTAGAGTTTGATCCTCTGAATGATGCTGAGAAGGCATGGTATTCTAAGGACATGCCTGTTGCTTGTGGTCGTTTCAGAATTGGGAAAACAATCTTAACAGAAGATAGAAAAATGTTTTCCCATGTTGTTTCTTGGACAAAAGGAAAGAAGAGAAACAGCTATGAGATTTATCCAGTGAAAGGCGAAGTATGGGCCCTATTTAGGAGATGTGACTTCAACCCGAGTTCAGGTTCCAGTGACCATAAGAACTACAGATATGACATTGTAGAAATAAAATCAGACTTTGCTGTGGGCGTTGGCACATACGTCACTCCCTTAGTAAAGGTTAAAGGTTTTGTTAGCCTGTTTGTGCGGTCAGACAAGGAAGAACCATATTTGATTCCTGGTGGTGACACACTAAGGTTTTCACACAACATTCCTTTTCATAGGTTGTCAGAAGCTGATAAGCCACATATCCCTAATGGCGCCTTTGAGCTGGATCCTGCATCTATGCCTTCTAACTTGGAAGAAGCATCTTCGTCTGCAGACCTTAACAGGAGTAGCACTCAAGAAGGTAATATTGGAGGCAATGTTTCGTCTACCAGAGACTCTTTTAAGTGTGAAATGCCAGCTGGTAAGACCAAAGAGGGTCTGGATAGCGCTGCTACAAATGAAGGTAATGTTCACAATGGAGTGAAGAAACCCAATATCAATGCAGATGGCAAGCACGATAATGGCTCAGAGGCTTCTGTAATTGATGCTCATACTGTTGACCAATGGGATGATAGCTTTCAATCTGAATCTCCAGCAACTTTTGTGTATCCCGAACCTGAGTTTTTCAACTTTGGTGATATAAGGTCATTTGACAAATTCAAGAGTGGACAAATTTGGGCACTCTATTGTGACATCGACAAGTTCCCAAAGTACTATGCCTTCATAAAGAAAGTTGATCAAGATGACTTAACAATCCACATAAGATGGCTTGAGTACTGTCCATGTGGAGAGACAGAGAAGCGTTTGGTGCAAGATGGTCTGTCTGCTAGCTGTGGAATATTCAGACTTAGCAGTCAAAGTGACAACTATGATTGCACAAGTGTCTTCTCTCATATCATGGAAGTGGCACCGGTTACTAAAGGAAAGAAGTATGAAATTCTTCCTCGTGTTGGCCAGGTATGGGCTATATACAAGAACTGGAATCGTGGCTGGAGCTTTGAAAATTTTAAAAGCTGTGAATATGATCTTGTGGAGGTCCTGGAGATTTCTGCTGCCTCTCTAACATTGTCCTATCTCACAAAAGTGGATGGTTTTAGTACTGTATTCATGCTAGAGAGGAAAGGTGAATCTACAAGTGCCGTGAAAATATTAAGAAGTGACATGATGATGTTCTCACATCAGATTCCTTCACATTGCATGACAAATGAAGGCGATGAACTCTGTGGTTACTGGGAACTTGATCCAGCATCTGTGCCTGAAAATTTCCTGGCTAGAAAAACAAAGTGA